One Oncorhynchus nerka isolate Pitt River linkage group LG5, Oner_Uvic_2.0, whole genome shotgun sequence genomic window carries:
- the LOC115129441 gene encoding ubiquitin-like protein 3, whose translation MTTARDLDMVNLRLILVSGKTQDFIFSPNDSAMDIAKHVFDNWPLGWEEEQVGSASILRLIFQGRFLHGSVTLGALKLPPGRTTVMHLVARETLPEPNSHGQRNREKITESNCCLLL comes from the exons ATGACAACTGCAAGGGATCTCGATATG GTGAATCTGCGTCTTATCCTGGTCAGTGGGAAGACACAAGACTTCATCTTCTCCCCCAACGACTCGGCCATGGACATCGCCAAGCACGTCTTTGATAACTGGCCCTTGG gatgggaggaggagcaggTGGGCAGTGCCAGCATCCTGCGCCTCATCTTCCAGGGACGCTTCCTGCATGGCAGCGTCACACTTGGCG CTTTAAAGCTGCCCCCTGGCCGAACAACTGTCATGCACTTGGTTGCCAGAGAGACCCTGCCAGAACCTAACTCCCATG GTCAGCGTAACCGGGAGAAGATCACAGAGAGCAACTGCTGTCTGCTCTTGTAA